One Anaeromusa acidaminophila DSM 3853 DNA segment encodes these proteins:
- the rplD gene encoding 50S ribosomal protein L4, with amino-acid sequence MPKVAVYDITGKQTGEVELNDSVFAVEVNEAVLHQAVVMQMASQRQGTASTKTRGFVRGGGKKPWKQKGTGRARAGSIRSPLWVGGGTVFGPQPRSYAFSMPRKQRRLALKSALTAKVQDGELVVLEGIDFEAPKTKQVIKMMGDFNASEQKALIITAEEVESVVKSARNLPSVKTITSMGLNVMDLLHHDRVFVTKEAVTRIEEVLA; translated from the coding sequence ATGCCGAAAGTGGCAGTATATGATATCACCGGCAAGCAAACCGGTGAAGTGGAACTGAATGATAGCGTGTTCGCTGTGGAAGTGAACGAGGCTGTGCTCCATCAAGCAGTTGTTATGCAGATGGCCAGTCAGCGCCAAGGTACAGCGTCCACAAAAACCAGAGGTTTTGTACGCGGTGGCGGCAAAAAACCCTGGAAACAAAAAGGAACCGGACGCGCTCGCGCCGGCAGCATTCGCTCTCCGTTGTGGGTAGGCGGCGGCACGGTTTTCGGACCGCAACCCCGTTCTTATGCGTTCAGCATGCCTCGCAAACAGCGTCGTTTAGCTCTCAAATCCGCTCTGACCGCTAAGGTACAGGACGGTGAGCTGGTGGTTCTGGAGGGCATCGATTTTGAAGCTCCCAAAACGAAACAGGTCATCAAAATGATGGGTGATTTTAATGCTTCCGAGCAGAAAGCCCTGATCATTACGGCGGAAGAAGTGGAAAGCGTAGTTAAATCCGCTCGCAACCTTCCGAGCGTTAAAACCATTACCAGCATGGGCCTGAATGTAATGGACCTGCTTCATCATGATCGGGTTTTCGTTACCAAAGAGGCAGTCACCCGTATTGAGGAGGTGCTGGCATAA